Genomic segment of Microbacterium hydrocarbonoxydans:
CAGCTTCTGCAGCAGACCCTCGTCTCGAGCGGCACCATGACCAACCGCATCGATCGTCTGGTCGGGCGAAAGTTCGTGCGCCGCGAGGCGGACCCAGCTGACGGGCGCAGCGTGCTCGTGACCCTCACGGACGACGGGCGCATCAGGGTGGATGCGGCGATCACCCGCCTCGTCGACGTCGAGGACGACCTTCTGAAAGCGCTCTCCCGTGGCGACCGCGACCGCCTGGCGGGTCTGCTGCGCAAGCTCAGCCTGAGCTTCGACGCGTGAGGGTCTGAGCAATGGCCATGCAGTCTCCTCTTCCCGTGCGCGACGGCGTAGGCGCGACGCGTCTGCACGTGCCGATGAGCGGCGAATGGCCGACCGTGGGCGCGTACATGATCGAGCGCTTCTTCCACCTCGACCCGGAAGGTCTGCTCAGCCGCTTCGATCGTGGCGAGATCGTGGCGCGCGACGGGACTCCTCTCGCTCGGGACACGCCGCTGGGCGTCGAGGAGTTCATCTGGTACTACCGCGACCCGCCTGTCGAGACCCGGCTGCCCGTCGAGATCGAGATCCTGCACCAGGACGATGACCTGGTGGTCGTCGACAAACCGCACTTCCTGCCGACCATCCCCGGCGGCAAGTTCCTGCAGAACTCGGCGCTGATCCGACTGCGCAACCTGCTCGGCAACGACGAGCTCGCACCGATCCACC
This window contains:
- a CDS encoding MarR family transcriptional regulator; this encodes MTEADEVDRIVGAWNTQRPDLDFSPLEVLSRMDRLTRLLDRARRDVFRRSDLEAWEWDVLSALRRAGSPFQLSPKQLLQQTLVSSGTMTNRIDRLVGRKFVRREADPADGRSVLVTLTDDGRIRVDAAITRLVDVEDDLLKALSRGDRDRLAGLLRKLSLSFDA